caagaacttggtgatcaattTAGTTGCTGTTTCAAGAGATTAAGGAtacacaagcgggagtgcttgtacttgctgggaatccatgaaagaagtagtccatggactcggagctgtcacgtggtcgtgatagtaagtttcctactcgaggtaataataagatgttagtggtctaagtcgctattgtgtaaacttcaattctttcatagtggatttagttttaccttgaggatagctaagttaaatcctccccaggttttttatcagtttggttttcttgggttataaTATTGTTGTGTTCTATATTTTTCCGCACttgtcaatgatatgatttatatgtgttaacctagatctgcataatttacctaagttaatcgcttgactaaataactaggttaatctgattgtgtttaaggggtctaaaaacaaacaaaagaaaaacagagttcTCCTTCCGTTAGAGACCGAGAGGGAGATTGAAGaagtttgatatttttaatttgattttgattgtcaATTTGTCACTGCTACAATTATTGTTTCTTTATGTCTTATTGTTATTTCCTTTTATGTATGTTTTGATCTCAAATTGGATTAAAATTATAGGAATAAATAATTGTGTTACCCatgttcttaaaattttctattgtaTATGACTAATTGTTAACAGTGTTCTAttcaatttttatctattttagatTAGTTTTATGACATTTTGCATGCTGTTTCTGAAATCATTTCAAATTGTAGAGTGAATATATGTGgagtaaatttaaaattattttctaggaTGTTTAAATTctcattgtaattctgttttTGAAAGATAATTTCCTCAAATGAATTTTCAAACAGAATAACAACTAAAAACATCATCTTTTAAATAacctttcttaattttttgaactATTTAATTGCACTTTCTTTAAAGAacagaataataataaaaatactgcatttactttttttataagAGAAATCCAAAGATGACCAtgtgaatgagaaaaaaaaaattgttataaattttatttcttaaaaccTTTTTGTATAATTGATACTTGCATTTGTAATTAGTATTTTGCAAAAACAGTCCTTCACTTCTTTTGCAATAAAGGCATTCTCTTTGTTGGTGTAAAAACAAAGCCTTTTTGGTTGATGTGCTCATCCAAAAGTACGCATTTATAGGCTTTCAATTACTATTAAAAGTGcgacaaaaattattaaaatatagcAAGATGCTAACTTCTGTTTTTTGCTTGACTTTGTGATTCATTAGATTGATTAGAAAAGCTTTGAGgaattaaaaagtttttttttggcttttgaaGTGGTGCTTCAGTTTTATTTGTGTCtacataatttcaaaattgtaaagttgtgatttataactattttgtgttggctttaatttcgtgccaaattttattataattttgtacaatcttttgtaccttgtattttatgtgggttttcattgtaagggttgtgtgtgagagagagtgtgaagactcaagacaATTAAAGACCAGAGAAGTTTTCACGGGTATCTCGCGAGTAGCcttcccgcgaagtgaagcatgtgctcagcacatgattggaatgcgaagagtcatgacAGATGGTGACAACTAGTTTTCGCAAATGTatcgtgggtaaggccttcccgcgagataccCGCGGAACAGTCTGTTTTGCCAATTTGTCATATCTAATACACCCTATctatacccacactatatatacccacattactcacatatgttgaggagtgctttttcaaagagaaaaccctagccacaaccTTTGAGAGTTaaagattgttatacccataatcctctacacaatccattatggttttcctcaactccaaCCTCTCCATTTCctaatccttgagaggttgatagcccaaacacttaccacacccattctgagtgtaaagtgaggttttggtgttgttaggaagcattggaagaagccatttgtttggtggatgcaattgggTTGAATTGCGTGATCtagagagctagagaagacCCTTGGCGAAGTTAGTTGATAgaaggagtttggagggctcaagtacatggggtagattaggcttggagggtcttttgttattcgtgtactccaacttattctctagtggattgatttaccgcttggagggtcttttgttattcgtgcactccaacttattctctagtggatcgatttaccgcttggagggcggcggagaggtttttcgccaagttctatgatttcctcttcaataacacatcggtgtgttatcttgtgtttgcatgaAAGTTAAAAgagcaaggaagaagaatgcaaacacaagataacacactgatgtgttatcgaagaggaaaccgaaaaactTGGCAAAAAATCTCTCCGCCAACCCCCAAGCaataaatcgatccactagagaataagttggagtgcacaaataacaaaagaccctccaagcctaatctacatCATGTACTCGAGTCCTCCAAGCTCCTCCTACCAACTGACTTCGCCAAACCTTGTTTTCTCTAGCTCTTCGGATCACGCAATTCAGcccaattgcatccaccaaacaaatggcttcttccaatgcttcctagcagcatcaaaacctcactttacacttaGGATGGATGTTTTAAGTGTttaggctatcaacctctcatggatttggaaatggaaaggtaggagttgaggaaaaccataatggattgtgtagagaattgtgggtatatCAATCTCTCACTTTCAAGGGtagtggctagggttttctctctcaaaagtactcctcaacatatgtgggtaatgtgggtatatatagtgtggatAGAGACCTGTTGTATCACATATGACaaattggcaaaacagaatgttttaCGGGTATCTCACGGGAaagccttacccgcgagacaatCGTGAAAACCAGTGGTCACCATCTAtcatgactcttcgcattccagtcatgcacatgcttcacttcgtgGGAAGGCTTCTCACGAGCTACTCGCGAAAACTTCTTTGGTCTTCAatttgccttgagtcttcacactctctctcacacacaacccttacaatgaAATCTCACATAaaatacaaggtacaaaagattgaacaaaattacaatcaaatttggcacggaattaaagccaacacaaaacagttgtaaatcacaactttacaatatcCATTTGGAATAGCTTTTAACTTTCAACTTTAAGCTTTttaactattttaaaatttctaattttaaaatttctaatttctaatttctaatacaTTAAGGTAGAAGTTAAAAGTCGGTTGTGGAAAGATAGGTTTTAGGAATTTCTTTTGTTagtttggatatatatatatatatatatatttttttttttttttgagaaaaattttagatgacatttaaagattaaaaatcacaaaaattacaTTCAATAAGGCCATTGCATATTCCCAAATTAGACAATTGCCAAATACACATAAATCTCAGAATTAAAGTTCCAAATAAATTCTTATTGTGGGTTTATAACAATTCCCAATTTCCCATGTGGGTAGGTCCATACCATAAGCTAAAAAAGCCCAATCCATTTCATCTAATAACCAACCATGAGACCTATGGAGTTATGTGGAAAatcatatatacaaaaaaagCCAATCCCAAGCCCAGCCTCActcatgggaaaaaaaatgtcattgatTGTATGATACAATTTCTCTTACTGAAGTAAAGTAAGCCTCGGATGAGAACCATAATTGGGCCCGTCAGGATAAATTGATCAAGCCCAAAGTTGATGAATCACCCAtggtcattattattattattttttattttgttaaaaatagatttttttttttttgggaaaacccAAAAATACACTTTAAAACCTGTGaagcttccaaaaaaaaaaaaaaaaaaaaaagagcgaaAACTTATAAACACCATTCAAGTGGTGCGATAACTTAAAATCTTAAAGCGGTACACTTATTCAGCCACACACGAACACAAATAGAGAATCCCTCCCTCAATTGTTTCAACCGCCATTCCTTCACTGCAGCAGCAAACTATTAAGAAGCCTTCTCTGCAAAAACAAACTATTTAGAAGGTGAGCATgcttttttttctattcaattACCGTTCCCATTTGTCTATAACTGCCCACAGATTATTTTCCCtctattgaatttaattttctagGGTTCTTCTTTTATCTCTATTGAAAAAACATATGAGTTctaattttctccttttttttttttttttttttcatttaggaGATATTTGTTaggttttcacttttcttttccgATGGTCTTTATGTTTTGTCGAATACTGAAGAGTATAGATTTGTTGACGGTTTTCCTCAAACTAAAATTATGGTTTCCCTAGAATTATTTATAGCATATTAAATTCTGTTTTTCTGCATTACTCAATAAGTATTAGGTTTGGCTacttttttctctaattttccatttattttttcaatttcttgagatttttttgtttgattgttgtattgattaaatattgtttttgttttacagatttttattatgtaaatcaAACTAAAACATTGAAatagcctcttttttttttttttttttttcttttttctgtttatGTCATCTTTATTTtggttcaattaaaattttattttggattaaattgacaattataattattatgacCCAAATAATTTATTCCCCTTTTTTTCCAGTGGCCAAATAGATGGTCACAGAATGTTAacattgtttttattgttgaacCTGCCATATTAATATTGTACATAAAGAAATATCAAATGGTCTATGCAGACGTAATACATACCGTTCATTATGTTGAAGCTGTCAATAATATAAGTTAGATTGTCACTTATGTTGCAAATGATAGATTTTACtccataattatatataaatttttctgATGTTTAAATTGTGCAGATAATACAAATTCAAATGAATATGAAGTACACAACTTTGAAGCAGATATCGAAGGACAAAGATAAATCAAAAGTGAAAGTTAGAGTTTTACAAATGTGGGATGCAATTAAATAGCAAACAACCATTATCTGATCAGCCTCGATATGATATTGGTTGACAAAGAGGTAAATTCATAATTGATTTCCTTTTAGAATAAAttttactaatattattttattaaaacttgCAGCCAATCAATGTAAATTGGTTGTTATGTATTGCTCCTATTGATTAAGGGATAATTCATTTGAAATGTTTGTAGGGAACATTGATACATGCAAGCATCAGAAAGAATCTTGCTCAAAGTTATCATCCACAACTAAATGAAGGGAGCATATATACAATTACAAATTTCTTAGTAGAAGAAAATATAGGGAACTATTGTCCAGTACATAACAAACTCAAAATACTTTTCAATTCAACAACTTCAGTCTCAAAATTCAGCGGATTTGATCATTCAATACCTCAATCCCAATTTGAATTTGCTGATTATGGAACAATAGCTTCCCGTTGCTATGACACACCTTACTTGACtagtaattttaattgttttacaAGTCAAGCATCTACTTTTACAGAGCTAAAAAAATAATGCAATTCATAACTTAATACTGACTATTatctataaaaaagaatatgttCTTACCAGATGTGATTGGCATATTGGACTACATTGGAGCCATTGAGGAGATCAAAACAAGAGGGTGTCCAACAAAGATGAGAAACATTAAACTATTGTTAGAAGTGTaagatatatatacatttttttaaacttatatgttataatttttaaataactcaAACTTACATATAAACAACTTTAGGAACAAATCAGTTCAAACAACTTTGTGGGGAAATACTGCACAACAAATAGATGATGATTTctacaaaacaaataaagggCCATTCATTGTAATAGTCACTTCAACTATTATGAAAACTTTAAGAGGTAACAATTGATTGAATCATTTATCAAATACATAACATTTATGTATCAATAATGCTTAtaaatttttacaacttttttgtAGGTGACTATCAACTATCATCCACTTTTGCa
The sequence above is drawn from the Quercus robur chromosome 7, dhQueRobu3.1, whole genome shotgun sequence genome and encodes:
- the LOC126693469 gene encoding uncharacterized protein LOC126693469, whose product is MILVDKEGTLIHASIRKNLAQSYHPQLNEGSIYTITNFLVEENIGNYCPVHNKLKILFNSTTSVSKFSGFDHSIPQSQFEFADYGTIASRCYDTPYLTNVIGILDYIGAIEEIKTRGCPTKMRNIKLLLEVNKSVQTTLWGNTAQQIDDDFYKTNKGPFIVIVTSTIMKTLRGDYQLSSTFATKLYVNLDIPEVAEIRNKTYW